One stretch of Streptomyces hygroscopicus DNA includes these proteins:
- a CDS encoding peptide ABC transporter permease: MPEPFDTRYDMTEAIAPAGSGGGGGGGGGPMDLATPGSQTLKGGPRRGPWRLPLPWRKEPGHRSGGPAAPTGRGLWSDAWHDLRRNPVFIVSALTILFLVLIAIWPQLIASGNPYHGDLARAQDGPAPGHPFGYDLQGRDVYTRTVYGARASITVGICATLGAALLGSTLGGLAGYFGGWWDALLSRIADVFFGIPILLGGLVFLSVVTSGSVWPVVGFIVLLGWPQISRIARGSVVTVKEHDYVQAARALGAGSGRTLLRHIAPNAVAPVIVVATIALGTYISLEATLSFLGVGLKPPTVSWGIDISSAATQIRNAPHMLLWPAGALSVTVLAFIMLGDAVRDALDPRLR, translated from the coding sequence ATGCCTGAGCCCTTTGACACGCGCTACGACATGACCGAGGCGATCGCACCGGCCGGCAGCGGTGGCGGTGGCGGTGGCGGCGGCGGTCCGATGGACCTCGCCACCCCCGGCTCCCAGACCCTGAAGGGCGGACCACGGCGCGGCCCCTGGCGCCTCCCCCTCCCCTGGCGCAAGGAGCCCGGCCACCGCTCCGGCGGACCGGCCGCGCCCACCGGACGGGGGCTGTGGTCCGACGCCTGGCACGATCTGCGCCGCAACCCCGTCTTCATCGTCTCCGCGCTGACCATCCTCTTCCTCGTCCTCATCGCGATCTGGCCGCAGTTGATCGCGAGCGGCAACCCGTACCACGGCGACCTCGCCAGGGCGCAGGACGGCCCGGCCCCCGGCCACCCCTTCGGCTACGACCTCCAGGGCCGCGACGTCTACACCCGCACGGTCTACGGCGCCCGCGCCTCCATCACCGTCGGCATCTGCGCCACCCTCGGCGCGGCGCTGCTCGGCAGCACGCTGGGCGGGCTCGCCGGATACTTCGGCGGCTGGTGGGACGCGCTGCTCTCGCGAATCGCCGATGTCTTCTTCGGCATCCCGATCCTCCTGGGCGGTCTGGTCTTCCTGTCGGTGGTCACCAGCGGCTCGGTCTGGCCGGTCGTCGGCTTCATCGTGCTGCTGGGCTGGCCGCAGATCTCCCGGATCGCGCGCGGCTCGGTGGTGACCGTCAAGGAGCACGACTACGTCCAGGCGGCGCGGGCGCTCGGCGCCGGCAGCGGCCGGACGCTGCTGCGCCATATCGCGCCCAACGCCGTGGCCCCCGTGATCGTCGTCGCGACCATCGCGCTGGGCACCTACATCTCGTTGGAGGCCACGCTGTCGTTCCTCGGCGTGGGGCTCAAACCGCCCACCGTCTCCTGGGGGATCGACATCTCCTCCGCCGCCACCCAGATCCGCAACGCCCCGCACATGCTGCTGTGGCCCGCCGGAGCGCTGTCCGTCACGGTGCTCGCGTTCATCATGCTCGGCGACGCGGTGCGCGACGCCCTCGATCCCAGGCTGCGATGA
- a CDS encoding peptide ABC transporter ATP-binding protein: protein MTHLLEVRDLRVEFRTREGVAEAVGGVSYGLDAGRTLAVLGESGSGKSVTAQAVMGILDSPPGRVTGGQVLFRGRDLLTMGAREHRRIRGAAMAMIFQDALSALNPVIPVGAQLAEMYEVHRGMSRKDARRRAVELMDRVRIPAAGQRSGDYPHQFSGGMRQRIMIAMAMALEPELIIADEPTTALDVTVQAQVMDLLAELRREYAMGLVLITHDLGVVADVADTIAVMYAGRIVETAPVRDLYRRPAHPYTRGLLDSVPRVDQRGERGHRGGELYAIKGAPPSPLAMPSGCPFHPRCPRAQEVCRVERPPLYEVVAAGAYPAGTSPAGATPGGASPASPASGGRTSACHFWKEELHA from the coding sequence GTGACCCACCTGCTGGAGGTACGCGACCTGCGCGTGGAATTCCGCACCCGGGAGGGGGTCGCCGAGGCCGTCGGCGGGGTGAGCTACGGCCTGGACGCGGGCCGCACCCTCGCCGTGCTGGGCGAGTCCGGGTCCGGCAAGTCCGTGACCGCCCAGGCCGTCATGGGCATCCTCGACTCCCCGCCCGGCCGGGTCACCGGCGGTCAAGTGCTGTTCCGGGGGCGGGATCTGCTGACGATGGGCGCGCGGGAGCACCGCCGGATCCGGGGCGCCGCGATGGCGATGATCTTCCAGGACGCGCTCTCCGCCCTCAACCCGGTGATCCCCGTGGGCGCCCAGCTCGCCGAGATGTACGAAGTGCACCGGGGGATGTCCCGCAAGGACGCCCGGCGGCGGGCGGTCGAGCTGATGGACCGGGTCCGCATCCCGGCGGCGGGGCAGCGGTCCGGGGACTATCCGCATCAGTTCTCCGGGGGGATGCGCCAGCGCATCATGATCGCCATGGCGATGGCGCTGGAGCCGGAGCTGATCATCGCCGACGAGCCGACCACGGCCCTGGACGTCACCGTCCAGGCCCAGGTCATGGACCTGCTCGCGGAGTTGCGCCGGGAGTACGCCATGGGGCTCGTCCTCATCACCCATGACCTGGGCGTGGTCGCGGACGTGGCCGACACCATCGCCGTGATGTACGCGGGCCGGATCGTGGAGACCGCGCCGGTACGCGACCTCTACCGCCGCCCCGCCCATCCGTACACCCGCGGACTGCTGGACTCCGTGCCGCGCGTGGACCAGCGGGGCGAGCGAGGCCACCGGGGCGGGGAGCTCTACGCGATCAAAGGAGCGCCGCCCAGCCCCCTCGCCATGCCCTCCGGCTGCCCCTTCCACCCACGCTGCCCGCGCGCCCAGGAGGTCTGCCGCGTCGAACGGCCGCCGCTGTACGAGGTGGTGGCGGCGGGTGCGTACCCGGCGGGGACGTCTCCGGCGGGCGCGACCCCGGGGGGTGCGTCCCCGGCGTCCCCCGCGTCCGGCGGGCGGACCAGCGCCTGCCACTTCTGGAAGGAGGAGCTGCATGCCTGA